From a region of the Mixophyes fleayi isolate aMixFle1 unplaced genomic scaffold, aMixFle1.hap1 Scaffold_438, whole genome shotgun sequence genome:
- the SCAMP3 gene encoding secretory carrier-associated membrane protein 3 produces the protein MAQPDRGNPFSELDNPFQDPAVTEQQPNSQYATLDVYNPFDKQGLPPPYHEPTAQPPATLPTSQFQSTVTPAAKKPSPTEPKNYGSYGTQESTAAATADLLRRQEELNRKAEELDRRERDLRNASLGGTSLRQDNWPPLPSFCPVKPCFYQDISVDIPQDFQKTVSIMYYLWLASLGTLLLNFVACLAWFCVDGDEGSGFGLSILWVVLFTPCSFVCWYRPLYKAFRSDSSFNFFFFFFVYFFQDIIYVLEAVGIPGWGFSGWISALACLRKSNVGVAVFMMIVAVIFTVIAALGIIMLKRIHSIYRRTGASFQKAQEEFATGVFSNPAVRTAATNVAAGAAQNAFKP, from the exons GACCCAGCTGTGACGGAGCAACAGCCCAACTCCCAGTATGCAACGCTCGATGTCTACAATCCGTTTGATAAACAAGGG TTGCCTCCGCCGTACCATGAGCCGACGGCACAGCCACCGGCCACCTTACCTACCTCCCAGTTTCAGTCTACTGTCACTCCAGCAGCCAAGAAGCCAAGTCCAACTGAACCCAAAAACTACGGATCATATGGAACACAG GAATCCACAGCTGCAGCAACGGCAGACTTACTACGGCGGCAGGAGGAGCTTAATCGCAAGGCAGAAGAGCTGGACCGGAGGGAACGAGATCTCCGCAATGCTAGTCTTGGGGGAACATCAT TGAGACAAGATAACTGGCCGCCGCTGCCATCGTTCTGCCCAGTGAAACCATGCTTCTATCAGGACATCAGTGTGGACATCCCACAGGACTTTCAGAAGACTGTGTCCATCATGTATTACCTGTGGCTTG CTAGTTTGGGAACTCTCCTTCTGAATTTCGTGGCCTGCCTGGCGTGGTTCTGTGTGGACGGAGATGAAGGTTCTGGCTTTGGCCTGTCCATCCTATGGGTCGTTCTCTTTACACCTTGTTCCTTCGTTTGCTGGTACAGACCCTTGTACAAGGCGTTTAG GAGTGACAGTTCCTtcaatttctttttcttcttctttgtctACTTCTTCCAAGATATTATCTATGTCCTGGAGGCTGTAGGAATTCCTGGATGGGGGTTCAG TGGCTGGATCTCTGCCCTCGCTTGTCTGAGGAAAAGTAACGTAGGAGTCGCTGTGTTCATGATGATTGTTGCTGTTATTTTCACAGTGATCGCAGCCCTCGGGATCATCATGCTAAAGAGG ATCCATTCCATTTACCGTCGGACCGGTGCCAGTTTCCAGAAGGCACAGGAGGAATTTGCCACTGGTGTGTTCTCTAATCCGGCCGTGCGTACGGCGGCCACCAATGTGGCTGCAGGAGCTGCACAAAATGCTTTCAAGCCCTGA